From Halarcobacter mediterraneus:
GATTAAAATTTTATTCATGTAAGTAAAACTAAGGCTTTTGCCCTAGTTCTATTACTTTTTAAGTTCTTTAATTCTTGCAGCTTTACCTGTAAGACCTCTAAGGTAATGTAATTTAGCTCTTCTTACTCTACCTCTTCTTGTTACTTCAAAAGACTTTAAAGACTCTGAATATAATGGGAAGATTCTTTCAACTCCAACAGAGTTAGCTCCAATTTTTCTAACAGTAAAAGTTGCATCAACACCGTTACCTTGTCTTGCAATTACTATACCTTCGAAAGTTTGAACTCTTTTTTTCTCACCTTCTTTAATTTCAACACCAAGTCTAACGTTATCCCCTGCTCTAAACTGAGGAATTTCTTTTTCTGCAATTTGCGCTGCTTCAAAGCTTGCAATGTATCTATTTTTCATTTTTTCCCTTTGGTGAAAGTGCCCGCCTTTGCAAGACGCGGGGTATCACACTTTTTATTTTGTTTTTTTATTTGTAACTAAACTTGGTCTAAAGTATTTTGTCTTGCATATAGCCAAGTTATATTTTAAGGTGGCAATTTTACTATGGTTTCCCTTTA
This genomic window contains:
- the rplS gene encoding 50S ribosomal protein L19 encodes the protein MKNRYIASFEAAQIAEKEIPQFRAGDNVRLGVEIKEGEKKRVQTFEGIVIARQGNGVDATFTVRKIGANSVGVERIFPLYSESLKSFEVTRRGRVRRAKLHYLRGLTGKAARIKELKK